From Enterococcus mediterraneensis, the proteins below share one genomic window:
- a CDS encoding Mur ligase family protein, which produces MGLRSQLAITVGKTSQWFLKTFLKGGSSYPGKLALKIDPNILQHFSEDYEVIVVTGTNGKTLTTALTVNILKQEYDEVLTNPTGANMVQGIVSTFLSAKPKKGQKNFAVLEIDEASLSKVTEYIKPKLFVFTNIFRDQMDRYGEIYTTYRLIVEGAAKSPDATILSNGDSPIFNSLETVNPRKYYGFDHLPDEEQMAHYNTDGVLCPNCHHILHYKMITYANLGKYYCPNCGFHRPELDYRLTKMVAMDNTSADFIIDGQEYGIAVGGMYNVYNALAATAVAEYYGVAPEKIKAGLAYDEKVFGRQEVIEIDGKKCTLVLVKNPVGLNQVIDMIGLSPYEFSLVCLLNANYADGIDISWIWDGNHEAFAAMDIPKVIAGGERHEDMALRLKVAGIPEENLSETKDLDEVIEDIKSLPTEHVYILATYTAVLQLRKKLAEKGYIKGGMDRG; this is translated from the coding sequence CAGAAGATTATGAAGTGATCGTTGTCACGGGGACCAACGGGAAAACTTTAACAACGGCTTTGACTGTGAATATCTTGAAGCAGGAATATGATGAAGTCCTGACAAACCCCACAGGTGCCAATATGGTACAGGGGATCGTATCGACTTTCCTTTCTGCCAAACCAAAAAAAGGGCAAAAGAACTTTGCCGTATTAGAGATCGATGAAGCGAGCTTGAGCAAAGTCACTGAATACATCAAACCAAAATTATTCGTCTTTACGAATATTTTCCGAGATCAAATGGATCGTTACGGTGAAATTTATACTACTTATCGCTTGATCGTAGAAGGTGCGGCAAAATCACCTGATGCGACGATCTTAAGCAACGGCGATTCACCAATCTTCAATTCATTAGAGACGGTCAATCCCCGCAAATATTATGGTTTTGATCATTTGCCGGATGAAGAACAAATGGCTCACTACAATACTGACGGCGTATTGTGTCCTAACTGTCATCACATCCTGCATTACAAAATGATCACTTATGCAAATCTTGGTAAATATTATTGTCCAAATTGCGGCTTCCACCGTCCTGAATTGGACTACCGTTTGACTAAAATGGTGGCGATGGACAATACTTCTGCTGATTTCATCATCGATGGTCAAGAATATGGGATCGCAGTCGGCGGTATGTACAATGTTTATAATGCGTTGGCCGCGACAGCAGTTGCTGAGTATTACGGTGTCGCACCGGAAAAAATCAAAGCTGGGCTAGCTTATGATGAAAAAGTCTTCGGACGTCAAGAAGTGATCGAGATCGACGGCAAAAAATGCACATTGGTGTTAGTAAAAAATCCGGTTGGTCTCAATCAAGTTATTGATATGATCGGCTTATCACCTTATGAATTTTCTTTAGTCTGTCTTTTGAACGCCAATTATGCTGACGGAATCGATATCAGTTGGATCTGGGACGGAAATCACGAAGCATTTGCTGCGATGGATATCCCTAAAGTGATCGCAGGCGGTGAACGGCATGAAGACATGGCACTGCGTCTTAAAGTCGCTGGTATCCCAGAAGAGAATTTGTCTGAGACCAAAGACCTCGATGAAGTGATCGAAGACATCAAGTCACTGCCGACAGAACATGTATATATCTTGGCGACATATACAGCTGTCTTGCAATTACGGAAAAAATTAGCTGAAAAAGGTTATATCAAAGGAGGAATGGATCGTGGGTAA